The following proteins come from a genomic window of Gammaproteobacteria bacterium:
- the gspG gene encoding type II secretion system protein GspG produces MKRDFFGRQESARRSRGFTLMELLVVLAIIGILAAIATGVYVGRVDDARITRARADIQTIEAALDIFRLDNFRYPTNAEGLEALVERPNDPDVRWPAGGYMRRLPLDPWNRPYLYASPGRRGELDVYTLGRDGQEGGEGQDADIGNWNLDRQP; encoded by the coding sequence ATGAAGCGCGATTTTTTCGGCAGACAGGAATCCGCCCGGCGCTCCCGCGGTTTTACGCTCATGGAACTGCTGGTGGTGCTGGCCATCATCGGCATCCTGGCCGCGATCGCGACAGGCGTTTACGTGGGCCGCGTCGATGATGCGCGTATCACCCGGGCCCGGGCCGATATCCAGACGATAGAGGCGGCGCTGGACATATTCCGGCTGGACAATTTCCGCTACCCCACCAACGCGGAGGGGCTGGAGGCGCTGGTGGAACGGCCCAATGATCCCGACGTTCGCTGGCCGGCAGGCGGCTATATGCGCCGCCTGCCGCTGGACCCCTGGAATCGCCCCTATCTCTACGCCAGCCCGGGCCGCCGCGGAGAATTGGATGTCTACACCCTGGGACGCGACGGACAGGAAGGCGGCGAGGGTCAGGACGCGGACATCGGCAACTGGAATCTCGACCGGCAGCCGTGA
- the gspI gene encoding type II secretion system protein GspI: protein MAYRRPSGGARVRGRRIRAADPASARRRVHAVYVAAGRHSGSGRYDALRFFRPIRIGRPVKRGFTLLEVLVALAVVALGLSAAFAATGQSARTAEQLRVRTLAQWAAADALTALRLAGDLPSGQARREEEIGGRVWWVEYRVRQSAAETLRDVEVRVGPERNAPVLAAARGVVRVRNKAEAGL from the coding sequence ATTGCGTATCGACGGCCGAGCGGTGGCGCTCGCGTTCGGGGTCGCCGAATCCGCGCCGCAGATCCTGCTTCTGCCCGAAGGCGAGTTCACGCCGTTTACGTTGCGGCTGGTCGGCACTCGGGAAGTGGGCGCTACGATGCGCTTCGGTTCTTCCGGCCAATTCGAATTGGAAGGCCTGTGAAAAGAGGATTCACGCTGCTCGAAGTGCTGGTGGCGCTGGCGGTCGTCGCCCTGGGCCTGAGCGCCGCATTCGCCGCTACCGGTCAATCGGCCCGGACCGCCGAGCAACTGCGTGTTCGCACGCTGGCGCAGTGGGCGGCCGCGGACGCGCTGACGGCCCTGCGGCTGGCCGGAGACCTTCCGAGCGGTCAGGCGCGCCGCGAGGAAGAGATCGGCGGGCGCGTCTGGTGGGTCGAGTACCGGGTTCGGCAGTCGGCTGCCGAGACCCTGCGCGACGTGGAAGTGCGGGTCGGCCCGGAACGCAACGCCCCGGTCCTGGCGGCGGCCAGGGGTGTGGTGCGGGTACGGAACAAAGCGGAAGCAGGACTATGA
- the mltG gene encoding endolytic transglycosylase MltG — translation MTRNAKTVVAGLAAAALLALAGLYSARLALENPLAAGSADRTVIVEPGDSLNAVAARLEERKILERPWLFKLAAYVTGTSARIQAGEYQVGAGDTHRLLIDRMVRGEVVQHYFTIIEGWTVRELLRALPAAKPLVSTLQSQDAEGLAGELALGHGNAEGWFYPDTYAYTRGETDADVLLRAHALMQDRLQAAWAERVAGMPLGDPYEALILASIIERETGIDAERPVIAGVLTRRLELRMRLQVDPTVIYGIGESYAGDITRAHLREDTPYNSYTRYGLPPTPISLPGEPSLQAAVQPQPGEFLYYVASADLDGSHVFNETLDGHNAAVAMLVRSQRARNGGNAPLE, via the coding sequence ATGACCCGCAACGCCAAGACGGTGGTTGCCGGGCTGGCCGCGGCGGCCCTGCTCGCGCTTGCAGGACTGTATTCCGCGCGGCTTGCGCTGGAGAACCCCCTCGCTGCCGGTTCCGCCGATCGAACCGTGATCGTCGAACCCGGCGACTCACTGAATGCGGTGGCCGCACGGCTTGAGGAGCGGAAGATCCTGGAGCGGCCGTGGCTGTTCAAACTGGCGGCCTACGTGACGGGAACATCGGCGCGCATACAGGCAGGCGAATACCAGGTCGGGGCCGGTGACACCCATCGCCTGCTCATCGATCGCATGGTTCGCGGCGAGGTCGTTCAGCACTACTTCACCATCATCGAAGGCTGGACCGTGCGCGAACTTCTTCGGGCTCTACCTGCCGCAAAGCCGCTCGTTTCCACCTTGCAGTCGCAGGACGCGGAAGGCCTGGCCGGAGAACTGGCGCTTGGACATGGTAACGCCGAGGGATGGTTCTACCCGGATACCTACGCTTATACGCGCGGCGAAACCGACGCCGATGTGCTTCTGCGGGCCCACGCGCTGATGCAGGACCGATTGCAGGCGGCCTGGGCGGAGCGCGTTGCCGGAATGCCCCTGGGCGATCCATACGAAGCATTGATTCTGGCGTCCATCATCGAGCGCGAGACCGGGATCGACGCCGAGCGCCCCGTCATCGCCGGCGTGCTCACCCGGCGACTGGAGCTGCGCATGCGCCTTCAGGTAGACCCCACCGTGATCTACGGAATCGGCGAGTCCTACGCCGGCGACATCACCCGCGCCCACTTGCGCGAAGACACGCCGTACAACAGCTATACGCGCTACGGACTGCCGCCCACGCCCATCTCGCTGCCCGGCGAGCCGTCCCTTCAGGCGGCCGTGCAGCCGCAGCCGGGCGAATTCCTGTACTACGTGGCGTCGGCGGACCTCGACGGCAGCCACGTATTCAACGAAACGCTGGACGGACACAACGCCGCGGTCGCAATGCTCGTGCGCAGCCAGCGCGCGCGCAACGGCGGAAACGCGCCGCTCGAATGA
- the gspH gene encoding type II secretion system protein GspH — translation MGCLHPGTRRTGRRRGSGRGHRQLESRPAAVTASRDATSAELGFTLIEILVVLALIALLTGLAALSAGAAGSPVTREARRLAATLQLATEESRLQGRVLGLKFRREGYSYLELVPREPDDESGPGFVWTPLSPRGAFAAHTWPQPMRFELRIDGRAVALAFGVAESAPQILLLPEGEFTPFTLRLVGTREVGATMRFGSSGQFELEGL, via the coding sequence ATTGGATGTCTACACCCTGGGACGCGACGGACAGGAAGGCGGCGAGGGTCAGGACGCGGACATCGGCAACTGGAATCTCGACCGGCAGCCGTGACGGCATCCCGGGACGCCACGTCGGCGGAGCTTGGTTTTACGCTGATCGAAATCCTGGTCGTGCTGGCGCTGATCGCGCTGCTGACCGGCCTGGCCGCGCTGTCGGCCGGCGCTGCCGGCAGCCCGGTAACGCGGGAGGCGCGCAGGCTGGCCGCCACCCTGCAGTTGGCCACGGAAGAGAGCCGCCTGCAGGGAAGAGTGCTGGGGCTGAAGTTCCGCCGGGAAGGCTATTCCTATCTTGAACTGGTTCCGCGGGAGCCGGACGACGAATCCGGCCCCGGTTTCGTCTGGACACCATTGTCCCCAAGGGGCGCGTTTGCGGCCCACACCTGGCCGCAGCCGATGCGCTTCGAATTGCGTATCGACGGCCGAGCGGTGGCGCTCGCGTTCGGGGTCGCCGAATCCGCGCCGCAGATCCTGCTTCTGCCCGAAGGCGAGTTCACGCCGTTTACGTTGCGGCTGGTCGGCACTCGGGAAGTGGGCGCTACGATGCGCTTCGGTTCTTCCGGCCAATTCGAATTGGAAGGCCTGTGA
- a CDS encoding dTMP kinase, whose protein sequence is MSRGRFVVLEGIEGAGKSTHAAYLAGWLEQQGIAVVAAREPGGTALGERLREILLDPELTGMPPLAELLLMFAARSASLEEVILPALDEGAWVICDRFVDSSYAYQSYGRGVSLEYVEALEKRVLDGLRPDLTILLDAPVRLGLSRKADPQGADRFERESREFFERVRAGYLERAALGGDGYRIVDASKSLEEVQTDLKDAVRPLAGL, encoded by the coding sequence ATGAGCCGCGGACGATTCGTAGTTCTGGAAGGGATAGAAGGCGCGGGCAAGTCCACTCATGCCGCCTACCTGGCCGGCTGGCTCGAGCAGCAGGGCATCGCCGTGGTTGCGGCCCGGGAGCCGGGCGGGACCGCGCTTGGAGAGCGGCTCAGAGAGATACTGCTGGATCCCGAATTGACCGGCATGCCGCCGTTGGCGGAGTTGCTGCTGATGTTCGCGGCGCGCAGCGCGTCCCTGGAGGAAGTCATTCTGCCCGCGCTCGACGAGGGCGCATGGGTGATCTGCGACCGCTTCGTGGACTCGAGTTACGCCTATCAATCGTACGGGCGCGGCGTGTCACTGGAGTACGTGGAAGCGCTTGAAAAGCGGGTTCTGGACGGCCTGCGTCCCGATCTCACCATTCTTCTGGATGCTCCAGTCCGCCTCGGTCTCTCGCGCAAGGCCGATCCGCAAGGGGCCGACCGGTTCGAACGCGAGAGCCGGGAGTTCTTCGAGCGGGTGCGCGCCGGGTATCTGGAGCGGGCCGCGCTGGGAGGCGACGGTTACCGCATTGTCGATGCGTCGAAATCGCTGGAGGAAGTGCAAACGGACCTGAAGGACGCGGTTCGTCCGCTGGCCGGTCTCTAG
- a CDS encoding SDR family oxidoreductase: MFSLSGEIALVTGATRGIGAEIARQFRAAGADVIGTATTAEGAAVIADRLGGGDAGKVLDVASDESVQALMKELAGRLPTILVNNAGIVRDNLLLRMKPEDWQDVVNTNLNSAYRLCKGCLRGMLKARRGRIINLSSVVGAAGAAGQANYAAAKAGLLGFTRALALEVAGRGITVNAIAPGYIETDMTAGVTSERKDAIVTQIPAGRAGSPLDVAGAAVYLASPAAAYVTGTVLHVNGGMWMG, from the coding sequence CTGTTTTCCCTGAGCGGAGAGATCGCCCTGGTCACGGGCGCGACGCGCGGCATCGGCGCCGAAATCGCAAGGCAGTTCCGGGCTGCCGGAGCCGATGTGATCGGAACCGCGACCACGGCGGAGGGCGCAGCCGTAATTGCCGACCGCCTGGGTGGCGGCGATGCGGGAAAGGTGCTTGACGTGGCGTCCGACGAGAGCGTTCAGGCGCTGATGAAAGAACTGGCCGGGCGCCTTCCGACCATCCTGGTGAACAACGCGGGCATCGTCCGCGACAACCTGCTGCTGAGGATGAAGCCGGAAGACTGGCAGGACGTCGTCAACACCAATCTCAACTCGGCCTACCGCCTATGCAAGGGCTGTCTGCGCGGCATGCTGAAGGCGCGGCGCGGGCGCATCATCAACCTCTCTTCCGTGGTGGGCGCAGCCGGAGCGGCAGGACAGGCCAACTACGCGGCGGCCAAGGCGGGACTGCTGGGCTTCACCCGCGCGCTGGCGCTCGAAGTGGCCGGCCGCGGCATCACCGTCAACGCCATCGCGCCGGGCTATATCGAAACCGACATGACGGCGGGAGTGACGTCCGAGCGAAAGGACGCGATCGTCACGCAGATTCCGGCCGGACGCGCCGGTTCGCCGCTGGACGTGGCCGGGGCGGCCGTCTATCTTGCGTCGCCCGCGGCGGCCTACGTCACCGGCACCGTGCTGCACGTGAACGGCGGAATGTGGATGGGCTGA
- the gspJ gene encoding type II secretion system protein GspJ yields MSGRPRRRGFTLIELLVALAIFAVMATLAFGGLGEAVRQSERLDGQQQRWHAVQRAVRLMENDFAQLRARPVRGILGQDHEPALQALGTDELTFTRGGWLNPGLLPRAELQRVRYRLIDGRLLREYWPVLDRIGATQAAGEVLLAEVEEFRVEFLPGPVAAQAAWTDFWPPPGEFSVETLPAGVRLTVVAPGIGTVSRLIEVGR; encoded by the coding sequence ATGAGCGGCCGCCCCCGCCGGCGCGGGTTCACGCTGATCGAGTTGCTCGTGGCCCTGGCCATCTTCGCCGTGATGGCGACGCTGGCTTTCGGCGGGCTCGGGGAGGCGGTCAGGCAGTCGGAACGGCTGGACGGGCAGCAACAGCGCTGGCACGCTGTGCAGCGCGCCGTGCGGTTGATGGAAAACGATTTCGCCCAGTTGCGGGCGCGTCCGGTGCGCGGCATCCTCGGCCAGGACCATGAGCCGGCATTACAGGCACTCGGCACGGACGAACTGACCTTCACCCGCGGCGGGTGGCTGAATCCGGGACTGTTGCCGCGCGCCGAGTTGCAACGGGTGCGTTACCGGTTGATCGACGGGCGCCTGCTGCGCGAATACTGGCCGGTGCTGGACCGGATCGGGGCCACCCAGGCCGCGGGCGAGGTGCTGCTGGCGGAAGTGGAGGAATTCCGGGTGGAGTTTCTGCCCGGGCCGGTAGCGGCGCAGGCCGCGTGGACGGATTTCTGGCCTCCACCCGGCGAGTTCTCCGTTGAGACCTTGCCGGCCGGTGTCCGGCTTACGGTTGTGGCGCCGGGTATCGGAACCGTTTCACGCCTGATCGAGGTGGGCCGGTGA
- a CDS encoding general secretion pathway protein GspK yields MNSDRSQKGLALISALLIVSLAGVLAAARMFALQLETQASRALLGGTQARLVALGIEELAAEIMARDALDSDTDHYGEPWFRGIRDMSVGPMRIRGTIEDMQGRFNLNNLVTRQGTPDMIAVDQFRRLLGVLGLDETIALKALDWMDADNLPQPAGGAEDEAYTRLFPPYQAPNRPMEDVSELLAVEGVDAETWRLLSPHVTALPITGPPVPVNVNTATEEVLLSLAEYPDRAQVHSWRERQLAGGMTDLGEVQAALPSRMAERVSLSSNWFALRVAVNADGTRFYLSSLLDRGLNQVRARRQGLPPEAWLAPVEE; encoded by the coding sequence GTGAACTCGGACCGCTCCCAGAAGGGGCTGGCGCTGATTTCGGCGCTGCTCATCGTGAGCCTGGCCGGCGTTCTGGCCGCCGCCCGAATGTTTGCCCTGCAGCTTGAAACGCAGGCGTCCCGGGCCCTCCTGGGCGGCACGCAGGCACGCCTTGTTGCCCTGGGAATCGAGGAACTGGCGGCCGAGATCATGGCCCGCGACGCGCTCGACAGCGATACGGACCATTACGGCGAGCCCTGGTTCCGCGGCATCCGCGACATGAGCGTAGGGCCGATGCGGATTCGGGGGACAATAGAAGATATGCAGGGGCGGTTCAACCTGAACAACCTGGTCACCCGGCAGGGAACGCCGGACATGATCGCGGTCGACCAGTTTCGACGCCTGCTAGGCGTGCTGGGACTGGATGAGACGATTGCCCTGAAGGCGCTGGACTGGATGGACGCCGACAATCTGCCGCAGCCCGCGGGAGGCGCCGAAGACGAGGCCTACACGCGGCTTTTCCCGCCCTATCAGGCCCCGAACCGTCCGATGGAGGACGTTTCGGAACTGTTGGCGGTAGAGGGCGTAGACGCTGAAACCTGGCGCCTGCTCTCGCCGCATGTCACGGCCTTGCCGATAACCGGGCCGCCGGTTCCCGTCAACGTGAACACGGCGACCGAGGAAGTGCTGCTGTCGCTTGCGGAATACCCGGACCGGGCCCAGGTACACAGCTGGCGTGAGCGGCAGCTCGCAGGCGGCATGACGGACCTGGGCGAAGTGCAGGCCGCCCTCCCCTCCCGGATGGCCGAGCGGGTTTCATTGTCCAGCAACTGGTTCGCGCTGCGCGTGGCCGTGAACGCCGACGGCACGCGTTTCTACCTGAGCAGCCTGCTGGATCGCGGCCTCAATCAGGTCCGCGCGCGCCGGCAGGGATTGCCGCCCGAAGCCTGGTTGGCGCCGGTGGAAGAATAG
- the fabF gene encoding beta-ketoacyl-ACP synthase II, whose amino-acid sequence MKGRRVVVTGAGAITPVGNDPETSWQSVLGGKSGITAHEELPNIGAFPSRIAGLIRDFDPTEYMERREVRRFDAFNHYGVAAGIQALRSSGLVIDDSNADRVSVYVGSGIGGIRTIEASHERYAEQNNPRRISPFLVPGIIVNMPAGLLSIQIGARGPNIATATACSTSTHSIGLGARSIAYGESDACLAGGAEHCIAYLGIGGFSSARALSLRNDEPERASRPWDRDRDGFVLASGAVCLMLEEFEHARARDAEILAEVIGFGMSSDAYHITAPAEDGAGGAACMRAALKDADLEPGEVDYINAHATSTPLGDLVETIAIKDVFGDHAARVAVSSTKSMTGHLLGAAGALEALYSILAIRDGAVPPTINLDNPDEGCDLDFVPGTARDMRVRVSMSNSFGFGGTNGCLVFREV is encoded by the coding sequence ATGAAAGGACGTCGCGTAGTCGTGACGGGCGCGGGAGCGATTACTCCCGTGGGCAACGATCCCGAGACCTCATGGCAGTCGGTCCTCGGGGGGAAGAGCGGCATCACGGCCCATGAGGAACTACCCAATATCGGGGCATTCCCCTCGCGAATCGCAGGACTGATCCGCGATTTCGATCCTACCGAATACATGGAGCGTCGCGAGGTCCGGCGTTTCGATGCATTCAACCACTACGGCGTCGCGGCCGGAATCCAGGCGTTGCGCTCTTCGGGGCTCGTGATCGACGATTCGAACGCCGACCGGGTAAGCGTCTACGTGGGCTCCGGCATAGGCGGCATCCGCACCATCGAAGCCTCGCATGAGCGCTACGCCGAGCAGAACAATCCTCGGCGCATTTCACCTTTCCTGGTTCCCGGCATTATCGTGAACATGCCCGCCGGCCTGCTTTCGATACAGATCGGCGCCCGCGGCCCCAACATTGCGACGGCCACCGCCTGCTCCACGTCCACGCATTCGATCGGTCTGGGGGCGCGGTCCATCGCCTACGGCGAATCCGATGCCTGTCTCGCCGGTGGCGCCGAGCACTGCATCGCCTACCTGGGCATCGGCGGCTTCTCCTCGGCCCGCGCGCTGTCGCTGCGCAACGACGAACCGGAACGCGCCAGCCGGCCCTGGGACCGGGATCGGGACGGTTTCGTGCTCGCCAGCGGCGCCGTGTGCCTGATGCTGGAAGAGTTCGAGCATGCACGGGCACGCGACGCGGAAATACTCGCCGAAGTCATCGGTTTCGGGATGAGCAGCGACGCATATCACATCACGGCACCGGCGGAAGACGGCGCGGGCGGGGCCGCCTGCATGCGCGCGGCGCTCAAGGATGCGGACCTCGAGCCCGGGGAGGTGGACTACATCAACGCCCACGCCACCTCCACGCCGCTGGGCGACCTGGTCGAGACCATCGCCATCAAGGACGTTTTCGGCGACCATGCCGCGCGCGTGGCCGTCAGTTCGACCAAGTCGATGACCGGCCACCTGCTGGGCGCAGCCGGCGCGCTGGAGGCACTGTATTCGATCCTGGCGATCCGCGACGGCGCGGTTCCTCCCACCATCAACCTGGACAATCCAGATGAAGGCTGCGACCTTGACTTCGTACCCGGCACGGCGCGCGACATGCGCGTGCGGGTGAGCATGAGCAACTCCTTCGGGTTCGGCGGCACCAACGGTTGCCTGGTCTTCCGCGAGGTCTGA
- the acpP gene encoding acyl carrier protein: MSNVEQQIKAIIAEQLGVSESSITNESSFVDDLGADSLDTVELVMALEEEFETEIPDENAEQITTVQEAIDFISARLEE; encoded by the coding sequence ATGAGCAATGTTGAACAACAGATCAAAGCGATCATCGCCGAGCAGCTTGGCGTGTCCGAATCCAGCATCACGAACGAATCCTCGTTCGTGGATGACCTGGGCGCCGATTCGCTGGACACCGTGGAATTGGTGATGGCGCTTGAGGAAGAGTTCGAAACCGAGATCCCCGACGAAAACGCCGAGCAGATTACTACCGTTCAGGAAGCGATCGACTTCATTTCCGCCCGCCTGGAGGAATAG